A genome region from Crossiella equi includes the following:
- a CDS encoding NAD(P)/FAD-dependent oxidoreductase: MMSAPSEHSHVDLLIVGAGPTGLFAAYYAGFRDLSTALVDSLPEPGGQVTAMYPEKMIFDVAGFPAVKGRDLVTALVEQAGQYQPRYLLNRKARTLSTVDGGGYDVGLADGSVVRAGAVLVTAGLGEFRPRPLPVGEEWFGRGLSYFVPALEVHRDQDVVVVGGGDSAFDWVLALHPIARSVTLVHRRAAFRAHQATVRQVRELGVPIHTDAEVAAIRGTDAVAEVELAFKSGDHKVLPAQAVVAALGFTADLGPLETWGLDLDKRTVLVDSTGRTNRDRVYAAGDVASYPGKVRLIATGFGEAATAVNNIAVALNPDAHLFPGHSSNM; encoded by the coding sequence TTGATGAGCGCACCGTCCGAGCACAGCCACGTGGACCTGCTGATCGTCGGAGCAGGCCCCACCGGACTCTTCGCGGCCTACTACGCGGGCTTCCGGGACCTCTCCACGGCCCTCGTGGACTCGCTGCCCGAACCGGGCGGCCAGGTCACCGCGATGTACCCGGAGAAGATGATTTTCGACGTCGCGGGCTTTCCCGCGGTGAAGGGCCGGGACCTGGTCACCGCCCTGGTCGAGCAGGCCGGTCAGTACCAGCCGCGGTACCTGTTGAACCGCAAGGCCCGCACGCTGTCCACAGTGGACGGAGGCGGATACGACGTCGGCCTGGCCGACGGCAGCGTCGTGCGGGCCGGGGCGGTGCTGGTGACCGCCGGGCTCGGCGAGTTCCGGCCCCGGCCGCTGCCGGTGGGCGAGGAGTGGTTCGGGCGCGGCCTGTCCTACTTCGTGCCCGCCCTGGAGGTGCACCGCGACCAGGACGTGGTGGTGGTCGGGGGCGGCGACTCCGCCTTCGACTGGGTGCTGGCCCTGCACCCGATCGCCCGCAGCGTCACCCTGGTGCACCGCCGCGCGGCCTTCCGCGCGCACCAGGCCACCGTGCGGCAGGTGCGCGAGCTGGGCGTGCCCATCCACACCGACGCCGAGGTCGCCGCGATCCGGGGCACCGACGCCGTGGCCGAGGTTGAGCTGGCCTTCAAGTCCGGGGACCACAAGGTGCTGCCCGCGCAGGCCGTGGTGGCCGCGCTCGGCTTCACCGCCGACCTCGGGCCGCTGGAGACCTGGGGCCTGGACCTGGACAAGCGCACGGTCCTGGTGGACAGCACCGGCCGCACCAACCGCGACCGGGTCTACGCGGCGGGCGACGTGGCCAGCTACCCGGGCAAGGTGCGGCTGATCGCCACCGGGTTCGGCGAGGCGGCCACCGCGGTCAACAACATCGCGGTCGCGCTCAACCCGGACGCCC